The nucleotide sequence TATCAATGGAAATGCTGCTCCAATCGGAATCTCCGCCAAAAGCTTAGATGAGAGATATGGTCCTAGTGCATAGGAACCTTTTGCTCGTTCTCTGTCTACTATAGCTCGTTCTTTCGGGAAAACCCCCACTGTCTTTGTCAGAGCAGCCATTGCAGTGTTTATGGCAGTCACCTAACGTGAAATGaaagaaaacagaacaatatgaGGATGTGCTTAGGCATTTTTTAGGAAAACTGTTCTTTAAGACAAAATGGGAACAGTTATAAGATAAATCAAATATCAGAATGTGTATCTCCCATAGATTCAAGATATTCTACCTGAAGAAGTCCCATCCTATCCTGTATGGAAGTTTGAGTTTTTCCCATTCGCCAGAACACTGATCCAAATATAATTGCTGAAGCAACGGACATTCTTGCTCTCACTTTGTTTGTTGGTCCATCACGAAAAGCCTGAAATACTTCTCGTAATCAACTAATAGGCAGAGTGATAGTCAATCTTCAGGTAAAACACCCATTTAGATTTCAGGCAGCTAAGCTCAGATATCTCGAAGCTACCCACGCTAAGATTCGAAATTCAGAAAATAACCAATCTAGAAGTGTTCAATTTATTTTGTTCGCATCAAGAGCCCTTTTCTTGAGTACTTACATGTTTCATACAGTAGTTATGTGTTGCAGCTACATGAGCCACAGAGTTGGTGAAAGCACATCATGCCACCAAGCGTCAACTTACAGTAAATATTGAAAAGATAGATCCCCTGAATTTGGTACAGTATAGGTCCAGTCTATTTTAAGCTAAACACACACGCCAAAATAACCTATCACCGTATGTCAAGGCAGAAGTAGGAAAATCATATTAAAGGGTCAAAAGCTGGAAGATACTATCAAAGAAGGTTTAGTGAAAAAACCTGCATCCATGCTCTCTTGAACAGCAAACGAAATTGTCTCCACCAACCACGTCTTTGCTTTCTAGTAGACTTCTGAGCAAGTTTGGTAGAAATTTCAGAGCCCTCTGATTGTGTTACTGGGCTGTTAAATTCAGTAATTAGAACCTTATTTGCAAATTCATCAATTAGGTTCTCAATCCTTTTCTGTGATGACTGTACACTTTCAGCTGAGCTATAATCAGTGGATATGAGATCAGCCAAGAACTCAGCAGGGTTCTCATGATCTGGGCACTGGTACCTGATGAAGTAAACAAACTCAAATTATTAATCAGTAATAGTACAGGTGCAGAATAAACAGAATTGAGACACGGGCCAAAACTTAAGCAGCTAATTAAACTAGGCCTGAAGTATTTCATGGCGTAAACAGCTAAACAAACATCAGTCACCGTGTCAAAAATTCCAACATTGTGAATGTTCAATTTCAAGGCTCTCCTAACAAGGATACATACAGCCAAATGGTAAACTACTTAAGTTTGAAGCAAGTGCGAAAAATCAAATGTACAATAGAACCTTAACTGCTGAAAACATGAAGGACTAATGTATGCCTAGGGATGGAGTACCTCCCTATATGCCTACTTATGTAACACTTGCTTCAGTACCGTGTTGGCCAAATGAATATTACTAAAATGTTGACACATCACCATATCCATGTCTATAACAAAGTGAACGTGACATGCTAGGGTGTCAAATACAAAATGACTGGGATGTGTTACCAAAATCCAATCTATGCCTGGGTAATTAACTTAACCCTGCTAACTGTATTATAGAAAAAGCAATTGCAGTGCATACATTTGAATTTGAGATATGTGGAAATCATGAAAATATTATGTTCCAGAAAACATTGAATGCCAGAAAGGAATGTAAGTGATGGCAGAATAACAACCCTAATGATGCAAAGTATTTCAGAGGTTCTTCTTTTGCAGGCCCCATGTATACAACTTCTCCCTCTGACAGTAGCACAATGTCATCAAATTTGCTATAGACTGAACCTCTTGGCTGGTGTATAGAGCATATCACAGTGTGCCCATCTTCTGCAAGCTGTCTAAGAGTCTCCATCACCTTCTCTGCCTGGAATGCATCAAGGCCTAAAAGAGAGTAATAAACATACACAAAGTTCATGTGCTATCAACCAGTTCATATTTTACAGCTGGGCATACCAGGCAATTGAAAAAACTCCATGGCTAATATTCACAAGAGGATCTCAGGAGAAAAAACTGATCCATGTGAAAATTCAAAACTTCAATAAGGGATCCCACTTAAAACGGTAAGTTGCAAGAACAGTCTGTCTCGTTTTTCTTCATGGGACCATGGGCGATACTTGGGTGGATTGTCTTGCCTGAGATAACCCTAGGTTGGTCACAAACTGCCACACTACAACCAGGGATTCTGTACTTCTACAGTATTACCATTATGTACTTTTTACGGGAATAACGAGGACGGCAACCTCCCTGCCCTTTGGGAGTGCAATGACATTGTCAAGGTGCCACGAAATCCTAGTTAACCTTCTATAGTTCTATTTGAGTGAAGTAGGTTTATGTGTTACTACTTTTTTTATTAAGTTCTTGTATATTACTATCTATTTACATTAACTTGCTAGATAAAGAAGAGACTCGAGCACTTGTAGTCATGCAAGTAAATCTAACTACAATAACTATACATAAGTAAAATAAAAGGCTAATTCAAAACTACGGGGGGAAATGGTGAATTGGCTAAAATACCTGTTGTTGGTTCATCCGCAAAGATGACTGAAGGGCTTGCAATCAGTTCACATGCAAGCGAGAGGCGCTTCTTTTCACCACCACTAATTCCACGTACTTTTGCATCACCCACGATAGAATCAGCAGAGTTGACCTTTCATTAAAAAGAGAGGAATACATAATTATAGTACAATAAAACTCAAATCAGAATGAACTGAGAGTAACATATATCGATCATCCAACAATCATGTAGGTTAGATTCCCCGATAAATTGAAAAAAAATGTGTGTTGCTATTGATCAATCAATGATGACTTACCAATCCAAGGCGAAACAGAAGATCATTAACATACTTCTCCTTCCTCTCGGGAGACATGGTGTCATGAAGCTGGAGTTCAGCAGCAAGTGAGAGTGTTTCCCGCACCGTGAGCTGTGAGAAGAAGATGTCTTCTTGCCTCACATAAGCGATCCTACAGAAAGAAATACACATCAGTTCTCTTCCACAAATGTTTGCGAAAACTAAGACCACAAGGTGAATTAGCATAGCTTACTTATAACCGCCCTGCGACATAGGCTGGCCATTGACATAGAGAAAGCCCGAGAGGTGCAAGGAAGGTGATGCCGTGAGCTGCCCTGCCAGCACATTGAGCAGAGTCGTCTTGCCTGACCCTGACGGCCCCATGAGTGCTAGCAGCCTCCCTGGTTTCGCCTCCCCGGACAGATTCGACAGCAGGAACCTTGCCTGCAAACAATCACGCAGCACATCACGAATAATACATAGATACAGGGTTTGCATACTCTGGAAGATTCAGACAAGGATTAGCCCACGCAAAGTTATGCAACTTGTCCTGCAGTAACAGTTTGGCCTCACTGTTGCCACTGCTACATCCCGGGGGTCACAATGTAGGGTGTGCATACTCTGAATCGTTGTCTGATGCAAAATTACGCAGCACATTGATGAACAATGTAGGGTGTGCATACTCTGGAAGATTCAGACAACGCAAAATTATGCAGGTTGACCTGCATTAACAGTATGGCCTCACTGTCGAGTGCCACTGCCACATCGCGGGGTCAACCAGTCAACGCCCCAGCAGGGCCCAGCGCCAGCCACTCGGACCAGCCGAACGTGGCCCCTCGCTATCGTGCGCCCCCAACCCATGTACTAGCACGAGATAGAGAGAGACAAGACCAATGCGCGCGCGCGCAAGGTGTTCGGCCACGGGGCTCCGGCGAGAAGAGAGACTTGAGAGGGAGGGCGGCGTCAACCAGAGCGACTCACCATGTCCCCGCGCTTGTTCTTGAGGGCGCAGGTGACGCGGGCCCACCGGATGGTCACcggccgcaccccgccgccgcctcctccctcgccggCCTCCACGTCCCCCTCCTCATCCTCCGCGGGCGGGAGGAGGGCGGGGCCGGCCCCCGCGGCGACGACCCGCAGGAACAGCGCCGCGGCCAGCGCCGCCAGGAGCTGCCCCAGCCCCTTGATCTCCATCCCGCGGCGACCGGCGACGAGCAGAGGAGGACGGGGAGGGGTTTAGTCGCGCCCTCAGGCTTAAGCCTCGCCGTCCTTCCTCGTCCAGCTCCAGCGAGGCGCGTTGTGTGGTGGTGGTTAGTTTGTTGCGGCGTGGCATGGGATGGGGAGAGAGAGTGAGCC is from Triticum aestivum cultivar Chinese Spring chromosome 3A, IWGSC CS RefSeq v2.1, whole genome shotgun sequence and encodes:
- the LOC123059864 gene encoding ABC transporter G family member 7, giving the protein MEIKGLGQLLAALAAALFLRVVAAGAGPALLPPAEDEEGDVEAGEGGGGGGVRPVTIRWARVTCALKNKRGDMARFLLSNLSGEAKPGRLLALMGPSGSGKTTLLNVLAGQLTASPSLHLSGFLYVNGQPMSQGGYKIAYVRQEDIFFSQLTVRETLSLAAELQLHDTMSPERKEKYVNDLLFRLGLVNSADSIVGDAKVRGISGGEKKRLSLACELIASPSVIFADEPTTGLDAFQAEKVMETLRQLAEDGHTVICSIHQPRGSVYSKFDDIVLLSEGEVVYMGPAKEEPLKYFASLGYQCPDHENPAEFLADLISTDYSSAESVQSSQKRIENLIDEFANKVLITEFNSPVTQSEGSEISTKLAQKSTRKQRRGWWRQFRLLFKRAWMQAFRDGPTNKVRARMSVASAIIFGSVFWRMGKTQTSIQDRMGLLQVTAINTAMAALTKTVGVFPKERAIVDRERAKGSYALGPYLSSKLLAEIPIGAAFPLIFGSILYPMARLHPTVSRFAKFCGIVTVESFAASAMGLTVGAIAPTTEAAMALGPSLMTVFIVFGGYYVNPDNTPVIFRWIPKASLIRWAFQGLCINEFKGLQFEHQHSYDVQTGEQALERFSLGGIRIADTLVAQGRILMFWYWLTYLLLKKNRARYQQLLPPSEEDQSKQQTE